A stretch of the Pseudalkalibacillus hwajinpoensis genome encodes the following:
- a CDS encoding CoA-binding protein yields the protein MAIENPTREEIGKILKTNKRIAVVGLSNNPGRTSFMISQAMMDAGYEIIPVNPTIDEALGIKAVDSLKDIKGHVDIVNVFRRSEFLPDIMKETVEIGADVFWAQLGVMNEEAYEYGKKHNMKMIMDRCIKVEHAMTK from the coding sequence ATGGCAATTGAAAACCCGACTCGAGAAGAAATCGGCAAGATTCTAAAAACAAATAAGCGAATTGCCGTCGTTGGTTTATCAAATAATCCAGGACGTACTTCATTTATGATCTCGCAGGCCATGATGGATGCAGGTTATGAAATCATCCCGGTTAATCCAACAATTGATGAAGCGCTCGGCATAAAAGCGGTAGATTCATTGAAAGATATTAAAGGTCACGTAGACATCGTGAATGTATTTAGAAGAAGCGAATTTCTTCCTGATATTATGAAAGAAACCGTGGAAATTGGTGCGGACGTTTTCTGGGCACAGCTTGGCGTAATGAATGAAGAAGCTTATGAATATGGGAAAAAGCATAATATGAAAATGATTATGGATCGCTGCATTAAAGTTGAACATGCGATGACGAAATAG
- a CDS encoding MFS transporter yields MSSHSTRNLTLLFWVNFFGTISFLQPVLTLFYVKNGLNEADILIILMCWSGAVFIGEIPTGVFADAYGARNAFLIGSIIKISSIGILLMADSLTMFMLFSILNGLSVTFFSGADEALIYESLKKDKNHHKMDEVMGKIQSAGFIAMMIAVLVGSFLAKDLQSEQFQLLILFSIISYIIEFILLLFIHEPSGKVEVKGTSLQNVIEGIQVIKKAPQLLFLFLNLTLVFIPTVAVFQKFDQPLMINAGLPVYIIGPIYAVGALLAFLSSRSINMLHRNFSYKVLMYFSGFLSACGLVVAAIFQNQLWVILFVVLFLRWVGAIRYPIYSKLSNDLIPSHIRATTISLLSILDSVFDLVVFTLLTLFATSGIQGILIGSAIVALIGSTLPIQINKRRAKLGSSLMNR; encoded by the coding sequence ATGTCATCTCATTCAACACGAAATCTTACCCTTTTATTCTGGGTGAACTTTTTTGGTACCATCAGTTTTTTGCAACCGGTTCTTACGCTTTTTTATGTAAAAAACGGCTTAAACGAAGCTGATATCCTCATTATCTTGATGTGCTGGAGCGGTGCTGTCTTCATCGGTGAAATCCCAACTGGAGTTTTCGCGGATGCATATGGAGCTAGAAATGCATTTCTAATAGGATCCATCATCAAGATAAGCAGTATAGGCATTCTTTTAATGGCAGATAGCTTAACAATGTTTATGCTGTTTAGCATCTTAAATGGATTATCGGTCACCTTTTTTTCTGGTGCAGACGAAGCATTAATTTATGAGTCATTAAAGAAAGATAAAAACCATCACAAAATGGATGAAGTCATGGGGAAAATTCAATCAGCGGGATTTATAGCTATGATGATTGCTGTTCTAGTTGGATCATTTCTTGCTAAAGATTTACAGAGCGAACAATTTCAGCTACTTATTCTCTTCAGCATCATTTCTTATATTATTGAATTCATTCTCTTGTTATTCATCCATGAACCATCAGGCAAGGTAGAAGTTAAAGGGACATCTTTACAAAATGTAATTGAAGGGATTCAGGTGATTAAGAAAGCACCTCAACTGTTATTCCTGTTCCTAAACCTTACGCTCGTCTTTATTCCTACCGTTGCGGTGTTTCAAAAATTTGATCAGCCATTGATGATTAATGCTGGTCTGCCTGTCTACATCATTGGGCCTATTTATGCTGTTGGTGCATTACTCGCATTCTTATCATCTAGAAGTATCAATATGCTTCATAGGAATTTCTCTTATAAGGTGCTTATGTACTTTTCTGGTTTTCTTTCAGCATGCGGGCTAGTCGTCGCTGCAATTTTCCAGAATCAGCTCTGGGTTATTTTGTTTGTTGTCTTGTTTCTAAGATGGGTAGGCGCCATTAGATATCCGATTTATTCCAAGTTGAGCAATGACCTCATCCCTTCTCACATAAGAGCAACTACGATCTCTTTGCTATCTATATTAGATTCTGTATTTGATTTAGTTGTCTTCACCTTATTAACCTTGTTTGCAACGAGCGGCATTCAAGGTATTCTCATCGGATCTGCTATTGTCGCACTGATAGGATCAACTCTTCCAATTCAAATCAACAAAAGGCGAGCAAAACTGGGATCCAGTCTAATGAATCGGTAA
- the cspD gene encoding cold-shock protein CspD codes for MQNGKVKWFNAEKGFGFIEVEGGDDVFVHFSAINGEGFKTLDEGQEVNFEIVEGNRGPQAANVTKA; via the coding sequence ATGCAAAACGGTAAAGTAAAATGGTTCAACGCTGAAAAAGGTTTCGGTTTCATCGAAGTTGAAGGTGGAGACGACGTATTCGTACACTTCTCTGCAATCAATGGTGAAGGTTTCAAAACACTTGACGAAGGCCAAGAAGTTAACTTCGAAATCGTAGAAGGTAACCGCGGACCACAAGCAGCTAACGTAACAAAAGCATAA
- a CDS encoding GNAT family N-acetyltransferase: MNFIIKHDELSIRYLQEGDELFLLKWLTDQQVLAYYEGRDRPYTREKVLEDFFIEDDEVRCLVLFHDIPIGYIQFYLLAEVEGIKLPDQSYGMDQFIGETSYWNKNIGKKLIRSVVHYIEKILKGSLVVMDPQHWNKRAIRCYQQVGFANLGILPKHELHEGSWNDCILMAYDFAGYHILPINHCNRETLSRLFVQLWGSTEMVISTGTYILHELDGFIAYDSDGEIIGVATYRLYEDHVEIISLDSLIEKEGIGGRLLMRIELVAVENGCSEMKVITTNDNLSAFEFYQRKRYRMKGVARGAVDLARQVKPEIPLTGHQNIPIHDEILLSKKLSSNKHRN, encoded by the coding sequence ATGAATTTCATTATCAAACATGATGAGTTAAGTATTCGTTATCTTCAAGAAGGGGATGAACTCTTTCTATTAAAGTGGTTAACAGATCAACAAGTTCTTGCTTATTACGAAGGAAGAGACCGGCCATATACAAGAGAAAAAGTTTTGGAAGATTTTTTTATAGAAGACGATGAAGTAAGATGCCTTGTGTTGTTTCATGATATTCCGATCGGATACATACAGTTTTATTTGTTAGCAGAGGTAGAGGGGATCAAGCTCCCTGATCAGTCATATGGCATGGACCAGTTTATCGGGGAAACCTCATATTGGAATAAAAATATTGGGAAAAAGCTCATTCGATCAGTTGTGCATTATATTGAAAAAATTTTAAAAGGTTCTCTTGTTGTTATGGATCCACAGCACTGGAATAAGAGGGCGATACGGTGTTATCAGCAGGTAGGTTTTGCGAATTTAGGTATCCTTCCTAAACATGAATTGCATGAAGGTTCTTGGAACGACTGCATCCTAATGGCTTATGATTTTGCTGGATACCATATTTTGCCCATTAATCATTGTAATAGAGAGACGTTGTCCCGATTGTTTGTTCAGTTGTGGGGCAGCACAGAAATGGTGATCTCTACCGGAACGTATATTTTACATGAATTAGATGGATTCATAGCTTATGATTCAGATGGAGAGATAATAGGTGTTGCGACCTATCGATTGTATGAAGATCACGTTGAAATCATTTCACTTGATAGTTTGATTGAAAAGGAAGGGATTGGCGGTCGGTTATTGATGAGAATAGAGCTTGTGGCAGTCGAGAATGGATGTTCCGAAATGAAGGTGATCACAACCAACGATAACCTTAGCGCTTTTGAATTTTATCAGCGAAAGAGATACAGAATGAAAGGTGTTGCTAGGGGAGCGGTTGATTTAGCTCGTCAAGTAAAGCCCGAGATTCCATTAACCGGCCATCAAAACATACCTATTCATGACGAAATACTCCTTAGTAAAAAGCTCTCTTCTAATAAGCATCGTAATTGA